One uncultured Draconibacterium sp. genomic window, TTACGGAAAATACGGTCACGATTATACCTTGCATCTTATTGAAACCTCGTGCATGCTTCCTTTTGTAATGCTGGCAACTTATACCACTATTTATGCCATTTTACCCTTTTATTTAAAAACCAGAAAAACGCTGGTAAGTGTTATAATGGTTGTATTGTTACTTTTGGTAATAACACTTGGCGAGCGTATTTTTATCAGGTACTCAAACCATTTGCCGCTTACTTCCGATACTTTGTTTGGTTTAACATCGCTCTATTTAATGTTGGAAACCAATTTTATGGTAGCCGTAGGATTTACCGTAAAATTTTTAAAAAAATGGTTTGAGCAGCAGCAGGAAAAACATGAAATGGAGAAGAAACATCTACAAACCGAATTAAATGCACTACAAGCCCAGTTGCATCCCCATTTTTTGTTTAATACAATGAATAATCTGTATGCGCTTTCAATCGAAAAATCGTCGCGTACATCAGAAGGAATTGCAAAGATTTCTGACTTGTTGCGTTCGGTATTATACGAGTGTAACGATTCGGAAATAACGCTCGATAAGGAGGTAAAGTTGATTGAAAATTACATCGATTTGGAGAAAATGCGGTACAACGATCGTTTGCAGGTTCAGTTTAATGTGGAAGGCCCGCTTGATACTGTAAAAATTGCACCTATGATGTTGTTTACTTTTGTGGAAAATAGCTTTAAACATGGTAGCAGCATCGATTCAGAAAATCCGTATATTCGAATAAATCTGAAGGTGAAGAACGAAGGAATTTTTTTTATAGCCGAAAACAGTAAACCGGCGCATAATAGTCGTGGAAAAGTCAAAAATACAGGGGGAATTGGCTTGGCAAACGTAAAAAAGCGTCTTGAAATACTGTACGAAGGTCGTTATAAATTGGTTTGTACCAACAAAGATTTTTATTACAAAGTGGATTTGCGAATTCAGAAACCATAATGAACAAACTGTTTTTTGATACGGGGATTTTATACAGGGGAAGCCGTCATATTTTATTTTTCAGCTTTACTGTTTTGTGTTTTACCGGTATTTTGTTTGTTCAAAATGGTTCAAATAATTTGTTACACACGTTTGGGGTAACTTTTAGCAATGCCATTTTTTTCTTCAGCTATGCTTATATCACCATTTTTTTACTCATTCCCGAATTTCTTTTAAAACAAAAAATCGGGTGGTTTCTTTTGTTGTTTGTTTTGGTTGGTGTAGGCTTGTCGGCATTAAAATTAGTGGTTTCCGATGTTATTTTTTATTCTACTATTTCGCCCGAAAATGTGGAACGTACAGGTGCAATGAATCTTCGGTTTATAGTGGTTAATACCAAAGATATGACATTTATAGTGGCACTTTTTTGTATCGCTAAATACGTGAAAGATTATTTGTTTGCCGAAAATATGCGCAAAAAACTGGAGCGGCAAAACAAGGAAGCCCAAAGCAAACTTTTGCAATCGCAATTCGATCCGCATTTTATGTTTAACACTATAAATAATCTGTATGCGCTCTCTTTGCTTAATCCCTTAAAAACCAACGAAGTTATAAAACGAATGAAAACTGTTTTGAGCTATATTATTGAAGAGAGCCAGAAAAGTTTTGTTCGTTTGACCGATGAAGTGGAGTTGGTGGAAAACTACATTTTGCTCGAAAAATTAAGGTATGGGAAACGATTAAAAGTAGAATTGGCAAAACACGGGAAACTGGACGAATTGATAGTACCACCAATGATTTTGTTTTTGTTGGTTGAAAACAGCTTTAAACATGGCAGCAGTTTAGATGCAGGTACTCCCTGGATTAAAATTGAAGTCAAATCAGAAGCAGGAAAAATATTTTTATCGGCTGAAAACAGCAAACCCAAATCAATTGTAAAAACGGACGGTGATTCTGAAAAACGGAAGAGATTTAAAAGTTTAAAAGAACGACTGGATATTATTTATCATCCCAGCGGATACAAAATAAAAGTGGAAGAAAAAGACACTTATTTTAAAGTGAATGTTGAATTAAAACAAGACATTGAATATAGGCAAACGACATATAGGTAGCAGGGAAATTCTGGTGCACTCCATTTTTTGGTTGACCTGGATTGTTTCGTTTACGTTTATACAAACCTTAAACGAAGGAATAGACTCGTGGCTGGTTTGGCTAATGTATTACATTATTACCTTACCCATTTTTGTGGTACACACTTATTTAATTGCCTATTGGTTGTTGCCACTTACCTTTTTTAAAGGCCGGTACCTCTTTTTTAGTTTCGGAATTCTGGTGTTTTTATTTTTCTTTTCGGTGCTTGAACTTTTGGTAAGTAATTTCCTGGTTTTTGGCATCTTCGACAAACCGAGAATGTTTGGCCCCACTTACCTGAATTTTCAAAATATAGTGATAAGCGGTATCGGAAATCATTACATAATTCTGGTGTTTTTAGCGATTAAAGCCGGAGGTTCGTGGTACCGAACTGAAAACAGAAGAGAAGAATTGTTGCGCACAAAAGAAGAAACTGAACTCGAAATTTCAAGGTGCCAACTTCAGCCGCAAATGGTATTTACCCTTATGGACCAACTGGAACACATTACCAGTTACCATTCGGATAAAGCTCCTGAAATGATCATTAAAATTTCAAATTTCCTGAATGGATTTTTGTTTGAAAGCAAAGACGAATTGATTCCTCTTCAAAAGGAAGTGAAACTTATTGAGGAGTTTTTAAGTATTCATACACATGCTTTAGATGGGAAAGTAACAAGCAATTTTATTGTTAGCGGTAACCTGAATCCGTTTTTAGTGCCGCCACTTTTACTGCTTCCAATTTTGAATGGAGTATTAAATATTGCTTATAAATGTAACAATTCATTCGAAAGTACAGTCATTATAAAAGCGGAGAAGAAGTACCTGCTTTTTTCGTTTACATTTTGGAGCGACCAGGAATTTAGATTAACAGAAAGCAAAAATATAGAGTTGACTAAAAAACGATTAAAGTATAATTTTCCCGGGAAACACCGTCTGGTGGAAAATATTGACGACAATTTTATTGAATTCAGTATAGAAATATTTACCTGATGTGTAATACCTTAAGACAAATAAATACTAGTAAATTAAGCATATAGAAAACAGAAAACAGACAAAAAAGCTAATCCGTATTTACCATGAAAACAAAATGCCTCATTATTGATGATGAGCCGCTCGCTCGTGATTTAATTAGAAGCCACATCGAAAAGCTTGAAAATTTTGAAATTTGCGCTGAATGTGGCGATGCCATGAAAGCGCTTCAGGAATTGCATAAACACAAAATAGATCTGATGTTTATGGATATTCAAATGCCCCAGATTACAGGGGTAGAGTTTTTAAAAACACTAAAAAATCCTCCCAAAGTAATTATTACCACTGCTTATCGCGAATATGCACTCGATGGTTTTGAGCTGGATGTTGTAGATTATTTATTAAAACCCATCACTTTTGAACGATTTTTAAAAGCGATTAATAAATATTATCAAACAACCCAGGACGAAGTAATTAATGTAAAACTGGGGATTGCAAATACATCTGTTCCGGAGGAAGCATTTATTTATGTGAAAGAAAATAAAAAGGTAGTTAAGGTACATTTAAGTGAGATATTGTATGTGGAAGGTCTCAGCGAGTACGTGCAGATTTATACAAATCAAAAAAAGATCATTACAAAAACAAGTATGACGAATATGTCGGAAAAGCTTCCCGACACCAGTTTTGTACGAATTCACAAATCTTACATTGTTTCTTTATCGAAGGTTGAAGCCTTTACAGCAAGTAGTATCGAAGTACCCGGGAAAGAGTTACCAATTGGGCGTAGTTATAAAAATTCGGTTCTTGATATTTTGCAAATGCAAAGGTAGAATTTTGGCCCAAATCTTACATTGGTTCTGCTTTTAATGTACAAATGCGAATCGCTGTAATTGTCCGAAAATTTAAGATTGTGTTTTTATAGCAGCATATAATTGGGACAGCCGTACATTAGATTTCAAACAAATCGATAAATTTGTTGTAAATCGAATGTATGGCACTATTACCAATCTATAATTATTTTTGTTTCAACGATCAAATCAGGCCCGTATCTGAGTTTATTCCTTCTGAAAACGAGGGAGGTATTTACGAGGTGTTGCGGGTTGTTAATGGGGTGCCTTTGTTTCTCGAAGATCATTTAAGCCGATTTTATAAGTCTGCCGGGCTGGCCGGGAAAACCATTCCTTACTCAGCCGCCAAAATAAAAGCGTTTTTAAGTTTGCTGATTGAAAAGGATAAGGTAGATAACGGCAATGTTTTAATATCGTGTAAAACCAATTTGAAAGCCTTTTTTATAGCACATAAATACCCTGAGATTTCGGATTACGAAAGTGGGGTAGTGTGTGGTGTTTTGGCAGCGGAACGTAAGAATCCAAACGCCAAAGTATTCCAGACTTCGGTGCGGCAGCAAGCGAACGCTTTAATTGAAAAAAACGGATATTACGAAGTGTTGCTGGTTGATACAAACGGATTTATAACTGAAGGTAGCCGAACAAATGTATTTTTTATCGTGGAGGGAAAAATAATTACCCCCACTGCGCAGAAAGTACTTTTGGGTATAACACGGCAAAAAACTATGGAATGTGCAGCACACCTGGGTTTTGAAGTTGAAGAAAGAAATGTAAAGTTGGATGATCTGGCGGCATTTGACGCATTGTTTTTAACCGGAACTTCGCCGAAAATATTACCGGTAAAAAGCCTGGGTAATTTTATTTTCGATCCAAAAAATGAGGTGCTCCAACAGTTAATTAAAAAATACAACCTCTTGATTAATGATTACATAAAAAACGCCTGACTCAAATGAATCAGGCGTTGTATGCTCCACTATTCTTATTTACAATCTGTCGTTTAATATTTCTTCCACTTCTTTAAAATCAATGTCTCCCTTTTCACCCAATTTAAGCCCGCTTTTTTCGAAACGGGAAGAAATTTTGGCGATGGTATCAACAGGAACATTGTATTCGGGAAGTTTTGTCGGAATACCAACCGATTCAAAGAATTCGATGGTTTTAGCAATAGCAGCATCAATTTTTTCATCATCACTGCCTTCTGTAATTCCCCAAATGCGTTGTCCGTACTGTAATATTTTGTCTTTTTTGCTGTGGCGTTTTACGTGCATCATCCCCGGTAAAACAATGGCCAGTGTTCGTGCATGGTCAATTCCGTGGTATGCAGTTAATTCATGTCCAATCATATGAGTCGCCCAGTCTTGCGGAACACCAACTGCAATAATTCCATTCAGTGCCATGGTAGCACTCCACATAAAATTAGCAGCAGCCTGGTAATCTTTTCTGTTGGCTAATACTTTTGGGCCTTCTTCAATTAAAGTCAACAGTACTCCTTCAGCCCAGCGGTCCTGCAGCGGGGAGTTTACATTAAAAGTAAGGTACTGTTCAAATACATGAACAAAGGCGTCAACTACACCATTGGCAACCTGTTTGTCGGGTAGTGTAAAAACACATTCAGGATCGAGAATTGAAAATTGTGGCATTAACAGTGGCGATCCAAACGGTTTCTTTTCCTGGGTAGCAACTTTGGTAATAACCGAGTTCCCATTCATTTCCGAACCGGTAGCAGGTAAAGTTAAAACAGCGCCAATAGGCAGTGCTTTTTCTACGTTTACTTTACCGCTTTTTGCCAGAAAATCCCATGGATCTCCATTTTCATAAAGTGCTCCTGCTGCAATAAATTTTGTGGCATCAAGTACCGAGCCACCACCAACTGAAAGCAGGTAATCTATCTCTTCGGCTTTTACTACTTCTATTGCTTTCATGCAGGTTTCGTAATGCGGATTGGCTTCAATACCTCCAAATTCAAGTAAGTTGAAACCTTGTAATGCACTTTTTACCTGATCGTAAACACCGGTTCGTTTAATACTTCCACCACCGTAGGTAAGTAATATTTTCGCATCTTTTGGAATTTCTCTTGCCACTTTTCCAATGGTTTCTTTTCCAAAAATAATTTTAACCGGATTTTTGTATTCAAAATTGTACATGATTCTACTTTTTTAATCTTTTGTCATTACAACAAATTTAATGTATAATTGATTAATTAATAGAATAAAATGTTTCAAAGATATCAATCAAAATCACAGTCCGATTTCAGAAATGACATTCCGAAGTATTCGGACGAGCAAATAATAGACATATTAAAAAAGCGCGACCACTATCAACCGGAAGCAGCAAAACTGGCCATTGAAGAAGCCATAAAACGCGAAATTATTCATTCCGAGCAGGATTTGTTTTCCGAAGAATTCAGGGTGGAAGAACTAAACCGGTCAATGTTTCCAAAAATTGAAGACGACAGTTTAAGGAACAGGATTCGAAAAAGTATTGCCCGCAGTTTGGTTATTAGTGGATTAATACCCACCGTTTATGGTCTTGTACAGTTCAATGCCGGACAGAAGTTAAGCGGTGCACATCTTATTTTGTTTGGTTTGTTGTGGATTTTTATTTCGGCACAATTGATAAAAGCTTACAAAAAAGTATTTGTACTTATTCTTTTGGTTGGATTAATTGTAGCGGTAGGTTTTGTATCTGCCCAACTTATTCTCAGCGCTAATTCCAAATTTATGGATTTCTTTATTTCTGCGGTCTTATTTCTTCTGGTTGGCTATGGGGTAGTTTTCCTGAAAAAAGTTTCCTAAAGCCTCTTGTAAGGCATCTCAAGTATATTCCTGTTGTATTCTTCATTCGTCTATTAAATACGTCTGTTGGTCGAAATAGATGTATTTGAATGGATTATGGCTGCTACATTTGATTCATCAATTACAAAAGCCATGAAGAGTACCATTTTATTTACCACCATCTTTTCTTTGTTTTCAACTGTTGTACAAGCCCAATACGATGAGGACTGGAATAGCAGGGAATATAAAGTTGATTCGTTTTCGGAAATTTATTTAGAAGGAGGTTTTAGAGTTTTATTGATTCAGGGAGATGAAAATAAAGTTGTTGTAAAAGCTTCTGACAGTGACGTATTCGATTATCTGCAGGTTAAAGAGTGGGGTGATGAGTTACGAATAGATTTAGAACCCGATCAAATTAAGTTTGACAGGATTGCTCTGTACATCACGTTTAAAGATTTGGAAAAGCTGCACATTGAAGGTGGAGTAAAGCTACGGACAGAAGGCTTTTTGGATTTGAATGATTTTAAAATGTATGTGGCAGGTGGAGCAAAAATTGATTTGGCCATGAAAGCAAAGGATGTTGAGATTGTTGGAGAAGGGGGCGTACTTTTTGATTTGGAAGGTGTGGCTAATAACCTGGATGTACATTTATCGGGTGCCGGGCATGTTGATGCCGATGATTTTAAAGTAAAAGATGCATCGTTTCATATTGAAGGTGTTGGCACAGGCAGTGTTTACGCGACCGAAACACTTTATGCAAAAATTGAAGGCGTAGGAAAGGTGTCGTACAAAGGACACCCACAGGTAACAAAAAACGTTGACGGTCTTGGATCTGTATCGTCAAACGATTAAAAATACTACTCGTACCGATATCCATAGGTCGGTACATTTTTTCAAGGTTTGGTTTAGGTTTATTAAAGGCTGCTGTTGAGCGGCCTTTTTTTATGTTTTTGTGTTATTCCATCGACGTGAAATCATCTTTGTTTATAAGCACCTCGTGTTTGTTTTTATCGAATCTCGAGAAACCACGATCAAATATTTTGTGAGGTAATCTTTGGGTGGCTCTGCGCCCGCTTTTCAAAGCAAGAACAGGAACACCTGTAATGTCAGCAATGGCAGCTGAAAATAAAGGTTCTTCCATGGTTCCCAGTGGCAAAGTATTCCATAAATCATCATCGGCTTCAATATCCGGAACAAAACCGTCTTTGAAATCGGTAACACCAGCAGAGTTGGCATAACGAATTACAATGGGTTGAATTCCCCAGTTATTAATGTCGTCGTAATAGTTGGCGTCATCGTAAATGTCTTCAGGTTTTAAAGTGATTGAAGCAGTGTATTTCCCATAAGTAGTATCTCCAACAGTGGTAACCTGCATGTACGGATTAAGTCCTGTAATTGTTAATTCCGATGCTGAGGCTGTTCCCGAACCGGTTAAAAAATGTACATGGTCCAAATCCATTTTTACCGGAACCGATTTGTCGAAATCAATTTGAATCTGACTTACGATCTGTTTGTCGGTAAAGTAGTCCTGATATTTATCGTTCCATTTAAAAGTAACCAATGTACTTTTGTTGTTTACTGCTGTTAGTGGTCCAATGGCACTACACAAATGCTGTGCAGCCGACACAGTTCCACCCGGGTTGTAACGTAAATCAATTACTAAATCAGTTACCTGTTCGTTCAGCATTCGTTGCAAAGCAGTGTCGATACTGTGGTTGTAATTATCAATGTATTGAGCATAAAACATGTAGCCAATTTTGTGACCTTCGTGCTCAATAATATTGGTAAAAACTACCGGATTTAAATTCAACTCAACAGCAGTTAAATCAATGGTTTCACCTGCTGCAATTCCATCTTCCTGAAGTATTCCGAAGGTAATTGACATACTTTCGCTATACAGAAGGTCAGTATAATTATTTTCAGTAATTGCCGCGCCATTCATTTCAACGATAATATCGCCCCGCTTAATTCCGGCAACCGATGCCGGGGTTTGCGGATAAATGTATTCAACTATAGCAAAAATTTCCTGTGTATCGGTAAACCGACCAAAAGCAAGAGAATATCCATACGATTTTTCTATTCCTTCGAAACTGTTTTCAAGCGCATCAATATCGTCGGTCATGTACGACCACTTGTCATCGGAGTACAGTAATTTGTCGAAATAATCGAACGAATTTAGTTCGTAACGATAATCGATATCGGGCATTTTACTGTACCACAGGTATACATCCTCCATTCCTGACTTGATAAACCGGTTTACTTTTTGTGTATATTCCGATGCCAGTGTACCGGAGGGATCATCTTTTTGACAAGCATTAATTGCTATTCCCAGGATTAGAAGAAAGAAGAAAGAAACTCGTATCTGATTTTTCATTGTTTTGCTTTTAGAATTACAAAATTAACGTAATAACACAATCAATTCTTGCTTTGTTAACAAGAAAAATGCCATTATTCCTTTTTCTGTTCTTTCGGATACTCAATTCTGATGTGATAAATATTAATTAGTTTTTGAAGTAAAGTAGCTTTTATGGTTTCAATATCCCGAAAGGTTAAATCAGAATCGTCCAACTGTCGGTCCGCTATTTTTTTGTCGATCATGTTGTTTATCAGTTCTTTCAGGTTTTCTCTTGTCTTTTCTTTCATACTTCTCGACGCTGCTTCGATACCATCAACCAGCATTACAACTGCGGCTTCTTTCGATTTTGGCAGTGGCCCCGGGTAGATAAAAGCCTTTTCATCAATTTTCTCGCCGGGGTTTTCCTGCTGATGTTTCAGATAAAAATAATTCGCTTTTGTAGTACCATGATGGGTGGCAATAAATTCGATAATTGGCGCCGGAAGTTTGTGCTTTTGTGCCATTTTTACTCCATTGTGCACGTGTTCGATAATCAGCTCAGCACTTTTCAAATAGTTTAACTGATCGTGTGGATTCATTCCAACCGCCTGATTTTCGATAAAGAAATTTGGCCGGCCAACTTTACCAATGTCGTGATACAAAGCACCTGCCCGCACCAAAAATGGATTTCCACCAATTTTAAGAATAACTTCTTCTGCCAGGTTTGCAATTTGCATCGAATGCTGGAAAGTTCCGGGTGCTTCTTCAGCCAATTTGCGCAACAAAGGTTGGTTGCTGTCTGATATTTCAATTAAAGTTACATCGGATATAAATCCAAAAAGTTTTTCGAAAATATATACAAGTGGATACACCAAAAGTAAAAGTACACTGCTAATTGCAAACCATTTTATGGTGGCAAAACTGCTGGTAACAAAAGCTCCTTCGTGAATAAGATTTAATGCAGTATATACAACCGTATAGGTTAAAAATACCCATAAGGTAGCCAGTACCAGATGAACCCTGCGGTGCATTTTGTCCAAACTAAAAACGGCTACAATTCCTGCGGAAATTTGAATAAGAATAAACTCGTAATTATTGGGCGCGTAAAATCCAATTAATAATGTGCTAATTACAAGCATAAAAATTGCCGTTCGCGAATCGAAAAATGTACGCACCACAATGGGGAAAATTACCAGCGGAACCATGTAAATATGCAGATTTGGAAAGGAGTCGATAAAGTTCGACAACAAAATCATACTTACCATTAAAAGCAACAGAAAACTAAGTTTGTTTAGCTGGTTAATAATGTCGCGTCTGTAAATATAAAGGAAGGCAAAAATAAGCCCGAGCATGGTAATTACAAGGAATATTTTACCGGCCGCAACCATGTAACGGTTTACATTGTTCCCTCGTTCTTTTTCGTAACTCGCTTTTAGCGATTCTAACATCTGAAAGCGTTCGCTGTCTACAATTTCTCCCTCCAGAATAATTCGTTCGCCAAGTTTTACCATCCCGCGTACCAACGATAAGTTTTGCGTTGCTTCATTAATATCCTTTTCGGTGGTTTCTGTGTCAAAACTCAGGTTAGCTGTTATGTATCTTTCCAGCATTAAACCCGATAACCAGGCCGATTTGTTTCCTGATTTTACCAAATCCTGCCGCACTTTATTTAATAAATTATATGCCGATTTTTCGGAATAGAGTTTACTTATTTCAATTTTTGTAACGGAGTTTCCAATGCGTTTTTTTATTTCTGTTTTATCAGCTAGTTCGGTGTACGAATCGGGTGAGAATTGCAAAACTCCGGCACTGTAAATTTGCTGAAGGTTTTCCTTTATTTGTTCGAAAGCTGAAACCTTTTTTTCGTTTAACGAATCAGAAGCAAGATTTAAATCCTGAATCAGAAGCTTTATTCCGGTGGAATAGTTCGATGTGTCGTTTATAAAATAAGGAACAACAGAAGCAATTTGCTCCGCCTTTTCCTGTTCTATCTCGGTACTTGTTTTCAGTATGGCAAAATCAAATGGTGCTACCAGGTTTTCATGTCGCCACGGAAATCCTTTTTGATATTCGTATTTAAATTTTGGTTCGCCGGGTAATATTAAATAAATGGCAACGGCAGCCAAAATGAAAATGACCAGCTGTAAAAATATTTTGGTATAGCTTTTAAATTTTGTATAAAATTTGCTCATAATTCGAATTTCAAAATAATTGGATTAATATACAACATTTGTTTGCATTGTAATGATTTTTAAAACAGTTGTACTAAAATCAAAAAATTAAAGCTTACAACAGCAGGTCTAGCCCATTTTTTCATAGATTTGTGAATATACGAGTAGGGCAGAGTTCAATTCTGTTTTACAAAATAAAATTAAAAAAATATTGATGAACTACGGCATTTCCAATTTAAGTATTATTCCTGTTCGGGTAGAACCATCGGAAAAAAGTGAGATGGCTACGCAAATTTTATTTGGTGAGCATTTTGAGATGCGCGAACAAATGGTTGGCTGGACCAATGTGAAGTTGGCATACGATGGTTACGAAGGTTGGATTGATACAAAAATGGCAACACCAATTCATGCCAGAACACTTAATAAAATTGAAAATAGCGCCATGGCCGTAACTTCTGATGTTATCACTATCGTTCCGGTTAATGATGAGCAAAACCTGATGTTGGTAGCCGGTAGTTCGCTTCCGGTTTGGAGACCTTATCTGAAACAGTTTTCGGTGACCCGCGACACCTATCTGGCAACCGGTGAAGTTGTTTACGGAGATTTAAAAAATCCGCGGGAAATTGTCATTCAGCAAGCCTTAAAATATTTTAATGCTCCGTATTTATGGGGTGGCCGTACACCTTTTGGAGTGGATTGCAGCGGACTTAGCCAAATAATCTATAAGATGATTGGAATTAAACTGCCGCGCGATGCAAGTGAACAGGTAAAAGTAGGAACGGCAATGAGTTTTGTTGATGAAGCAGAACCCGGTGATCTGGCGTTTTTCGACGATGAAGAAGGCAACATAGTACATGTTGGAATCATTTGGAAACGAAATAAAATTATCCATGCTTCAGGGCAGGTTCGTATCGATAATGTCGATCAGTTTGGGATATTTAATGTTGATACACAGCGTTATACACATAAAATGCGTGTGATGAAGAAAATAATTACCTAAAAATGGAACGCATAAAATTTGTAATTTATTTGGTCATTTTTGTGGCGGTAGTATTTCTGATTGTAAAACATTGGAAAACCGGAAGAAAGAACTAGTTTTCTTTCCGTTATCGCAAACAAACACCTATTCCTTTTAATTACAAAGGCGATTTATAATTACTTATTATCAATGTATTCATACAAATATCCGCGTGCTGCTCTTACCGTTGATGCCATTGTTTACACCAAAAATGAAAATTTGGTAAAAGTGCTTCTAATCGAAAGAGGAAACGAACCTTTTAAGTATAAGTGGGCACTTCCGGGTGGTTTTATCGAAATGAATGAAACGCTGGAAAATGCCTGCATACGTGAACTGGCTGAGGAAACAGGGCTGGTTCTGGAACAAATGCAGCAATTCAGAACCTACGATGCAATTGACAGGGATCCCCGGCACCGAACTATTTCAGTTGTATTTACCGCCGAATTGAAATTGGAAGAAAATGTGACAGGTAGCGACGATGCAGCGCGTGCCGATTGGTTTCCAATTTCCGATTTACCGGAGTTGGCATTTGATCATACTCAAATTTTGCGTGATTTTATCGAAAGCCAATTGGCTTGAATCTTAATGACTATCA contains:
- a CDS encoding NUDIX hydrolase, which translates into the protein MYSYKYPRAALTVDAIVYTKNENLVKVLLIERGNEPFKYKWALPGGFIEMNETLENACIRELAEETGLVLEQMQQFRTYDAIDRDPRHRTISVVFTAELKLEENVTGSDDAARADWFPISDLPELAFDHTQILRDFIESQLA
- a CDS encoding HDIG domain-containing metalloprotein, yielding MSKFYTKFKSYTKIFLQLVIFILAAVAIYLILPGEPKFKYEYQKGFPWRHENLVAPFDFAILKTSTEIEQEKAEQIASVVPYFINDTSNYSTGIKLLIQDLNLASDSLNEKKVSAFEQIKENLQQIYSAGVLQFSPDSYTELADKTEIKKRIGNSVTKIEISKLYSEKSAYNLLNKVRQDLVKSGNKSAWLSGLMLERYITANLSFDTETTEKDINEATQNLSLVRGMVKLGERIILEGEIVDSERFQMLESLKASYEKERGNNVNRYMVAAGKIFLVITMLGLIFAFLYIYRRDIINQLNKLSFLLLLMVSMILLSNFIDSFPNLHIYMVPLVIFPIVVRTFFDSRTAIFMLVISTLLIGFYAPNNYEFILIQISAGIVAVFSLDKMHRRVHLVLATLWVFLTYTVVYTALNLIHEGAFVTSSFATIKWFAISSVLLLLVYPLVYIFEKLFGFISDVTLIEISDSNQPLLRKLAEEAPGTFQHSMQIANLAEEVILKIGGNPFLVRAGALYHDIGKVGRPNFFIENQAVGMNPHDQLNYLKSAELIIEHVHNGVKMAQKHKLPAPIIEFIATHHGTTKANYFYLKHQQENPGEKIDEKAFIYPGPLPKSKEAAVVMLVDGIEAASRSMKEKTRENLKELINNMIDKKIADRQLDDSDLTFRDIETIKATLLQKLINIYHIRIEYPKEQKKE
- a CDS encoding C40 family peptidase; the protein is MNYGISNLSIIPVRVEPSEKSEMATQILFGEHFEMREQMVGWTNVKLAYDGYEGWIDTKMATPIHARTLNKIENSAMAVTSDVITIVPVNDEQNLMLVAGSSLPVWRPYLKQFSVTRDTYLATGEVVYGDLKNPREIVIQQALKYFNAPYLWGGRTPFGVDCSGLSQIIYKMIGIKLPRDASEQVKVGTAMSFVDEAEPGDLAFFDDEEGNIVHVGIIWKRNKIIHASGQVRIDNVDQFGIFNVDTQRYTHKMRVMKKIIT